The following are from one region of the Homalodisca vitripennis isolate AUS2020 unplaced genomic scaffold, UT_GWSS_2.1 ScUCBcl_4601;HRSCAF=10873, whole genome shotgun sequence genome:
- the LOC124373008 gene encoding serendipity locus protein alpha-like isoform X1 — MSGTGPNSSISASQPIVSWQDGALCQSGTNCNMFQDWLKSLSVCLALVQTAVSQPPNQLYRGKVGLCVSQVIKVLTLFRSLLCSPPCRCCMAQQQTVWYLSERLRWCVSELRRVLSGAGTEQDRDGAGSVSFLRQVDHALQQLNHSDLEGWKQIVDDMVCQAISVAKIASSIDYNEITSVCHRLLDESNQLACESDQRQVTLLKDSLAACLSSLEQRVNIAVLRLFLQVFSEPNGPVKRLVHCCGQALHTQRRTDLDSLVAELDAHIERIILVGQFAVSCCEDKGKVAAMRCCMASLESVDNYLVPAITAFYLTPDCVNKRAFVKFLCDHWQHQLTSLQSHLDSIIDSYAFSQVVQDSMEVLSKNLNGESDAVLEASQVIVRHGWLLYKHLSRSSDVSVASDVLDELKKALHKCEVAVTKRAHTSTITRQTKLILDSVDHICDQLSVSTASCAAVDGSCTANSPGEAVNSIRDLPLDISFPVTLSLSVQLLQATVVKE, encoded by the exons ATGTCTGGCACTGGTCCAAACAGCAGTATCTCAGCCTCACAACCAATTGTATCGTGGCAAGATGGGGCTTTGTGTCAGTCAGGTACTAACTGTAACATGTTTCAGGACTGGCTGAAGAGTCTCTCTGTATGTCTGGCACTGGTCCAAACAGCAGTATCTCAGCCTCCCAACCAATTGTATCGTGGCAAGGTGGGGCTTTGTGTCAGTCAGGTAATCAAGGTGTTGACTCTCTTCCGCTCTCTACTTTGCAGTCCACCTTGTAGA TGTTGTATGGCCCAACAGCAGACTGTGTGGTACCTAAGCGAGAGGCTGCGTTGGTGTGTCTCAGAGCTCCGCCGGGTGCTGAGTGGTGCTGGCACGGAGCAGGATCGGGACGGTGCAGGATCTGTTTCATTCCTGCGCCAGGTGGACCACGCCCTGCAGCAGTTGAACCATTCAGACCTGGAGGGCTGGAAACAGATAGTAGATGACATGGTGTGCCAGGCCATCTCAGTCGCCAAGATAGCGTCATCAATTGACTACAATGAGATCACATCAGTCTGCCACAGG TTATTGGACGAGAGCAATCAGCTGGCATGTGAGAGTGATCAGCGGCAGGTGACTTTGCTGAAAGACTCACTGGCTGCCTGTCTGTCCAGTCTAGAGCAGAGAGTTAATATTGCTGTGCTCAGGCTTTTTCTGCAG GTGTTCTCAGAGCCTAATGGGCCGGTGAAACGACTAGTGCATTGTTGTGGCCAGGCATTACACACACAGAGAAGAACAGACCTGGATTCCTTGGTCGCCGAGTTGGATGCTCATATCGAACGGATCATCCTTGTCGGCCAGTTTGCGGTCAGCTGCTGTGAGGATAAAGGAA AGGTAGCAGCAATGAGGTGTTGCATGGCCAGTTTGGAGTCTGTAGACAATTACTTGGTGCCTGCAATCACTGCCTTCTACCTCACCCCAGACTGTGTCAACAAAAGAGCCTTTGTCAAGTTCCTCTGCGACCACTGGCAACATCAGTTGACATCTCTACAATCCCATTTGGATAGTATTATTGACTCGTATGCATTTTCTCAG gttGTGCAAGACAGCATGGAAGTGCTGAGCAAAAATCTGAATGGAGAGAGTGATGCAGTGTTGGAGGCCAGCCAGGTAATAGTCAGACATGGATGGCTGTTGTATAAACACTTATCGAGATCTAGTGATGTGTCTGTGGCTTCTGATGTCTTGGATGAACTGAAGAAAG CTCTGCATAAGTGTGAAGTGGCAGTGACCAAACGAGCCCATACATCTACTATAACAAGACAGACCAAGCTGATACTAGACTCTGTTGACCATATCTGTGACCAGCTGAGTGTGTCTACAGCTTCATGTGCAGCTGTCGATGGTAGTTGTACAG CAAATAGCCCCGGAGAAGCAGTGAACAGTATACGAGATCTGCCGCTTGACATATCCTTTCCAGTCACTCTCAGCCTCTCAGTTCAACTCTTACAGGCCACAGT GGTTAAAGAATAA
- the LOC124373008 gene encoding serendipity locus protein alpha-like isoform X6, whose product MVCQAISVAKIASSIDYNEITSVCHRLLDESNQLACESDQRQVTLLKDSLAACLSSLEQRVNIAVLRLFLQVFSEPNGPVKRLVHCCGQALHTQRRTDLDSLVAELDAHIERIILVGQFAVSCCEDKGKVAAMRCCMASLESVDNYLVPAITAFYLTPDCVNKRAFVKFLCDHWQHQLTSLQSHLDSIIDSYAFSQVVQDSMEVLSKNLNGESDAVLEASQVIVRHGWLLYKHLSRSSDVSVASDVLDELKKALHKCEVAVTKRAHTSTITRQTKLILDSVDHICDQLSVSTASCAAVDGSCTANSPGEAVNSIRDLPLDISFPVTLSLSVQLLQATVVKE is encoded by the exons ATGGTGTGCCAGGCCATCTCAGTCGCCAAGATAGCGTCATCAATTGACTACAATGAGATCACATCAGTCTGCCACAGG TTATTGGACGAGAGCAATCAGCTGGCATGTGAGAGTGATCAGCGGCAGGTGACTTTGCTGAAAGACTCACTGGCTGCCTGTCTGTCCAGTCTAGAGCAGAGAGTTAATATTGCTGTGCTCAGGCTTTTTCTGCAG GTGTTCTCAGAGCCTAATGGGCCGGTGAAACGACTAGTGCATTGTTGTGGCCAGGCATTACACACACAGAGAAGAACAGACCTGGATTCCTTGGTCGCCGAGTTGGATGCTCATATCGAACGGATCATCCTTGTCGGCCAGTTTGCGGTCAGCTGCTGTGAGGATAAAGGAA AGGTAGCAGCAATGAGGTGTTGCATGGCCAGTTTGGAGTCTGTAGACAATTACTTGGTGCCTGCAATCACTGCCTTCTACCTCACCCCAGACTGTGTCAACAAAAGAGCCTTTGTCAAGTTCCTCTGCGACCACTGGCAACATCAGTTGACATCTCTACAATCCCATTTGGATAGTATTATTGACTCGTATGCATTTTCTCAG gttGTGCAAGACAGCATGGAAGTGCTGAGCAAAAATCTGAATGGAGAGAGTGATGCAGTGTTGGAGGCCAGCCAGGTAATAGTCAGACATGGATGGCTGTTGTATAAACACTTATCGAGATCTAGTGATGTGTCTGTGGCTTCTGATGTCTTGGATGAACTGAAGAAAG CTCTGCATAAGTGTGAAGTGGCAGTGACCAAACGAGCCCATACATCTACTATAACAAGACAGACCAAGCTGATACTAGACTCTGTTGACCATATCTGTGACCAGCTGAGTGTGTCTACAGCTTCATGTGCAGCTGTCGATGGTAGTTGTACAG CAAATAGCCCCGGAGAAGCAGTGAACAGTATACGAGATCTGCCGCTTGACATATCCTTTCCAGTCACTCTCAGCCTCTCAGTTCAACTCTTACAGGCCACAGT GGTTAAAGAATAA
- the LOC124373008 gene encoding serendipity locus protein alpha-like isoform X3, with product MSGTGPNSSISASQPIVSWQDGALCQSGTNCNMFQDWLKSLSVCLALVQTAVSQPPNQLYRGKVGLCVSQVIKVLTLFRSLLCSPPCRTVWYLSERLRWCVSELRRVLSGAGTEQDRDGAGSVSFLRQVDHALQQLNHSDLEGWKQIVDDMVCQAISVAKIASSIDYNEITSVCHRLLDESNQLACESDQRQVTLLKDSLAACLSSLEQRVNIAVLRLFLQVFSEPNGPVKRLVHCCGQALHTQRRTDLDSLVAELDAHIERIILVGQFAVSCCEDKGKVAAMRCCMASLESVDNYLVPAITAFYLTPDCVNKRAFVKFLCDHWQHQLTSLQSHLDSIIDSYAFSQVVQDSMEVLSKNLNGESDAVLEASQVIVRHGWLLYKHLSRSSDVSVASDVLDELKKALHKCEVAVTKRAHTSTITRQTKLILDSVDHICDQLSVSTASCAAVDGSCTANSPGEAVNSIRDLPLDISFPVTLSLSVQLLQATVVKE from the exons ATGTCTGGCACTGGTCCAAACAGCAGTATCTCAGCCTCACAACCAATTGTATCGTGGCAAGATGGGGCTTTGTGTCAGTCAGGTACTAACTGTAACATGTTTCAGGACTGGCTGAAGAGTCTCTCTGTATGTCTGGCACTGGTCCAAACAGCAGTATCTCAGCCTCCCAACCAATTGTATCGTGGCAAGGTGGGGCTTTGTGTCAGTCAGGTAATCAAGGTGTTGACTCTCTTCCGCTCTCTACTTTGCAGTCCACCTTGTAGA ACTGTGTGGTACCTAAGCGAGAGGCTGCGTTGGTGTGTCTCAGAGCTCCGCCGGGTGCTGAGTGGTGCTGGCACGGAGCAGGATCGGGACGGTGCAGGATCTGTTTCATTCCTGCGCCAGGTGGACCACGCCCTGCAGCAGTTGAACCATTCAGACCTGGAGGGCTGGAAACAGATAGTAGATGACATGGTGTGCCAGGCCATCTCAGTCGCCAAGATAGCGTCATCAATTGACTACAATGAGATCACATCAGTCTGCCACAGG TTATTGGACGAGAGCAATCAGCTGGCATGTGAGAGTGATCAGCGGCAGGTGACTTTGCTGAAAGACTCACTGGCTGCCTGTCTGTCCAGTCTAGAGCAGAGAGTTAATATTGCTGTGCTCAGGCTTTTTCTGCAG GTGTTCTCAGAGCCTAATGGGCCGGTGAAACGACTAGTGCATTGTTGTGGCCAGGCATTACACACACAGAGAAGAACAGACCTGGATTCCTTGGTCGCCGAGTTGGATGCTCATATCGAACGGATCATCCTTGTCGGCCAGTTTGCGGTCAGCTGCTGTGAGGATAAAGGAA AGGTAGCAGCAATGAGGTGTTGCATGGCCAGTTTGGAGTCTGTAGACAATTACTTGGTGCCTGCAATCACTGCCTTCTACCTCACCCCAGACTGTGTCAACAAAAGAGCCTTTGTCAAGTTCCTCTGCGACCACTGGCAACATCAGTTGACATCTCTACAATCCCATTTGGATAGTATTATTGACTCGTATGCATTTTCTCAG gttGTGCAAGACAGCATGGAAGTGCTGAGCAAAAATCTGAATGGAGAGAGTGATGCAGTGTTGGAGGCCAGCCAGGTAATAGTCAGACATGGATGGCTGTTGTATAAACACTTATCGAGATCTAGTGATGTGTCTGTGGCTTCTGATGTCTTGGATGAACTGAAGAAAG CTCTGCATAAGTGTGAAGTGGCAGTGACCAAACGAGCCCATACATCTACTATAACAAGACAGACCAAGCTGATACTAGACTCTGTTGACCATATCTGTGACCAGCTGAGTGTGTCTACAGCTTCATGTGCAGCTGTCGATGGTAGTTGTACAG CAAATAGCCCCGGAGAAGCAGTGAACAGTATACGAGATCTGCCGCTTGACATATCCTTTCCAGTCACTCTCAGCCTCTCAGTTCAACTCTTACAGGCCACAGT GGTTAAAGAATAA
- the LOC124373008 gene encoding serendipity locus protein alpha-like isoform X2, giving the protein MSGTGPNSSISASQPIVSWQDGALCQSGTNCNMFQDWLKSLSVCLALVQTAVSQPPNQLYRGKVGLCVSQVIKVLTLFRSLLCSPPCRQTVWYLSERLRWCVSELRRVLSGAGTEQDRDGAGSVSFLRQVDHALQQLNHSDLEGWKQIVDDMVCQAISVAKIASSIDYNEITSVCHRLLDESNQLACESDQRQVTLLKDSLAACLSSLEQRVNIAVLRLFLQVFSEPNGPVKRLVHCCGQALHTQRRTDLDSLVAELDAHIERIILVGQFAVSCCEDKGKVAAMRCCMASLESVDNYLVPAITAFYLTPDCVNKRAFVKFLCDHWQHQLTSLQSHLDSIIDSYAFSQVVQDSMEVLSKNLNGESDAVLEASQVIVRHGWLLYKHLSRSSDVSVASDVLDELKKALHKCEVAVTKRAHTSTITRQTKLILDSVDHICDQLSVSTASCAAVDGSCTANSPGEAVNSIRDLPLDISFPVTLSLSVQLLQATVVKE; this is encoded by the exons ATGTCTGGCACTGGTCCAAACAGCAGTATCTCAGCCTCACAACCAATTGTATCGTGGCAAGATGGGGCTTTGTGTCAGTCAGGTACTAACTGTAACATGTTTCAGGACTGGCTGAAGAGTCTCTCTGTATGTCTGGCACTGGTCCAAACAGCAGTATCTCAGCCTCCCAACCAATTGTATCGTGGCAAGGTGGGGCTTTGTGTCAGTCAGGTAATCAAGGTGTTGACTCTCTTCCGCTCTCTACTTTGCAGTCCACCTTGTAGA CAGACTGTGTGGTACCTAAGCGAGAGGCTGCGTTGGTGTGTCTCAGAGCTCCGCCGGGTGCTGAGTGGTGCTGGCACGGAGCAGGATCGGGACGGTGCAGGATCTGTTTCATTCCTGCGCCAGGTGGACCACGCCCTGCAGCAGTTGAACCATTCAGACCTGGAGGGCTGGAAACAGATAGTAGATGACATGGTGTGCCAGGCCATCTCAGTCGCCAAGATAGCGTCATCAATTGACTACAATGAGATCACATCAGTCTGCCACAGG TTATTGGACGAGAGCAATCAGCTGGCATGTGAGAGTGATCAGCGGCAGGTGACTTTGCTGAAAGACTCACTGGCTGCCTGTCTGTCCAGTCTAGAGCAGAGAGTTAATATTGCTGTGCTCAGGCTTTTTCTGCAG GTGTTCTCAGAGCCTAATGGGCCGGTGAAACGACTAGTGCATTGTTGTGGCCAGGCATTACACACACAGAGAAGAACAGACCTGGATTCCTTGGTCGCCGAGTTGGATGCTCATATCGAACGGATCATCCTTGTCGGCCAGTTTGCGGTCAGCTGCTGTGAGGATAAAGGAA AGGTAGCAGCAATGAGGTGTTGCATGGCCAGTTTGGAGTCTGTAGACAATTACTTGGTGCCTGCAATCACTGCCTTCTACCTCACCCCAGACTGTGTCAACAAAAGAGCCTTTGTCAAGTTCCTCTGCGACCACTGGCAACATCAGTTGACATCTCTACAATCCCATTTGGATAGTATTATTGACTCGTATGCATTTTCTCAG gttGTGCAAGACAGCATGGAAGTGCTGAGCAAAAATCTGAATGGAGAGAGTGATGCAGTGTTGGAGGCCAGCCAGGTAATAGTCAGACATGGATGGCTGTTGTATAAACACTTATCGAGATCTAGTGATGTGTCTGTGGCTTCTGATGTCTTGGATGAACTGAAGAAAG CTCTGCATAAGTGTGAAGTGGCAGTGACCAAACGAGCCCATACATCTACTATAACAAGACAGACCAAGCTGATACTAGACTCTGTTGACCATATCTGTGACCAGCTGAGTGTGTCTACAGCTTCATGTGCAGCTGTCGATGGTAGTTGTACAG CAAATAGCCCCGGAGAAGCAGTGAACAGTATACGAGATCTGCCGCTTGACATATCCTTTCCAGTCACTCTCAGCCTCTCAGTTCAACTCTTACAGGCCACAGT GGTTAAAGAATAA
- the LOC124373008 gene encoding serendipity locus protein alpha-like isoform X4 yields MSGTGPNSSISASQPIVSWQDGALCQSGTNCNMFQDWLKSLSVCLALVQTAVSQPPNQLYRGKVGLCVSQVIKVLTLFRSLLCSPPCRCCMAQQQTVWYLSERLRWCVSELRRVLSGAGTEQDRDGAGSVSFLRQVDHALQQLNHSDLEGWKQIVDDMVCQAISVAKIASSIDYNEITSVCHRLLDESNQLACESDQRQVTLLKDSLAACLSSLEQRVNIAVLRLFLQVFSEPNGPVKRLVHCCGQALHTQRRTDLDSLVAELDAHIERIILVGQFAVSCCEDKGKVAAMRCCMASLESVDNYLVPAITAFYLTPDCVNKRAFVKFLCDHWQHQLTSLQSHLDSIIDSYAFSQVVQDSMEVLSKNLNGESDAVLEASQVIVRHGWLLYKHLSRSSDVSVASDVLDELKKGVPFSFKRCYIQTKLADPAMHVPFCDPFIKVSGRE; encoded by the exons ATGTCTGGCACTGGTCCAAACAGCAGTATCTCAGCCTCACAACCAATTGTATCGTGGCAAGATGGGGCTTTGTGTCAGTCAGGTACTAACTGTAACATGTTTCAGGACTGGCTGAAGAGTCTCTCTGTATGTCTGGCACTGGTCCAAACAGCAGTATCTCAGCCTCCCAACCAATTGTATCGTGGCAAGGTGGGGCTTTGTGTCAGTCAGGTAATCAAGGTGTTGACTCTCTTCCGCTCTCTACTTTGCAGTCCACCTTGTAGA TGTTGTATGGCCCAACAGCAGACTGTGTGGTACCTAAGCGAGAGGCTGCGTTGGTGTGTCTCAGAGCTCCGCCGGGTGCTGAGTGGTGCTGGCACGGAGCAGGATCGGGACGGTGCAGGATCTGTTTCATTCCTGCGCCAGGTGGACCACGCCCTGCAGCAGTTGAACCATTCAGACCTGGAGGGCTGGAAACAGATAGTAGATGACATGGTGTGCCAGGCCATCTCAGTCGCCAAGATAGCGTCATCAATTGACTACAATGAGATCACATCAGTCTGCCACAGG TTATTGGACGAGAGCAATCAGCTGGCATGTGAGAGTGATCAGCGGCAGGTGACTTTGCTGAAAGACTCACTGGCTGCCTGTCTGTCCAGTCTAGAGCAGAGAGTTAATATTGCTGTGCTCAGGCTTTTTCTGCAG GTGTTCTCAGAGCCTAATGGGCCGGTGAAACGACTAGTGCATTGTTGTGGCCAGGCATTACACACACAGAGAAGAACAGACCTGGATTCCTTGGTCGCCGAGTTGGATGCTCATATCGAACGGATCATCCTTGTCGGCCAGTTTGCGGTCAGCTGCTGTGAGGATAAAGGAA AGGTAGCAGCAATGAGGTGTTGCATGGCCAGTTTGGAGTCTGTAGACAATTACTTGGTGCCTGCAATCACTGCCTTCTACCTCACCCCAGACTGTGTCAACAAAAGAGCCTTTGTCAAGTTCCTCTGCGACCACTGGCAACATCAGTTGACATCTCTACAATCCCATTTGGATAGTATTATTGACTCGTATGCATTTTCTCAG gttGTGCAAGACAGCATGGAAGTGCTGAGCAAAAATCTGAATGGAGAGAGTGATGCAGTGTTGGAGGCCAGCCAGGTAATAGTCAGACATGGATGGCTGTTGTATAAACACTTATCGAGATCTAGTGATGTGTCTGTGGCTTCTGATGTCTTGGATGAACTGAAGAAAG GAGTTCCATTTTCATTCAAGAGATGTTACATTCAAACTAAACTAGCTGACCCAGCAATGCACGTCCCATTCTGCGATCCATTTATAAAGGTGAGTGGAAGGGAATGA
- the LOC124373008 gene encoding serendipity locus protein alpha-like isoform X5, with product MSGTGPNSSISASQPIVSWQDGALCQSGTNCNMFQDWLKSLSVCLALVQTAVSQPPNQLYRGKVGLCVSQVIKVLTLFRSLLCSPPCRLLDESNQLACESDQRQVTLLKDSLAACLSSLEQRVNIAVLRLFLQVFSEPNGPVKRLVHCCGQALHTQRRTDLDSLVAELDAHIERIILVGQFAVSCCEDKGKVAAMRCCMASLESVDNYLVPAITAFYLTPDCVNKRAFVKFLCDHWQHQLTSLQSHLDSIIDSYAFSQVVQDSMEVLSKNLNGESDAVLEASQVIVRHGWLLYKHLSRSSDVSVASDVLDELKKALHKCEVAVTKRAHTSTITRQTKLILDSVDHICDQLSVSTASCAAVDGSCTANSPGEAVNSIRDLPLDISFPVTLSLSVQLLQATVVKE from the exons ATGTCTGGCACTGGTCCAAACAGCAGTATCTCAGCCTCACAACCAATTGTATCGTGGCAAGATGGGGCTTTGTGTCAGTCAGGTACTAACTGTAACATGTTTCAGGACTGGCTGAAGAGTCTCTCTGTATGTCTGGCACTGGTCCAAACAGCAGTATCTCAGCCTCCCAACCAATTGTATCGTGGCAAGGTGGGGCTTTGTGTCAGTCAGGTAATCAAGGTGTTGACTCTCTTCCGCTCTCTACTTTGCAGTCCACCTTGTAGA TTATTGGACGAGAGCAATCAGCTGGCATGTGAGAGTGATCAGCGGCAGGTGACTTTGCTGAAAGACTCACTGGCTGCCTGTCTGTCCAGTCTAGAGCAGAGAGTTAATATTGCTGTGCTCAGGCTTTTTCTGCAG GTGTTCTCAGAGCCTAATGGGCCGGTGAAACGACTAGTGCATTGTTGTGGCCAGGCATTACACACACAGAGAAGAACAGACCTGGATTCCTTGGTCGCCGAGTTGGATGCTCATATCGAACGGATCATCCTTGTCGGCCAGTTTGCGGTCAGCTGCTGTGAGGATAAAGGAA AGGTAGCAGCAATGAGGTGTTGCATGGCCAGTTTGGAGTCTGTAGACAATTACTTGGTGCCTGCAATCACTGCCTTCTACCTCACCCCAGACTGTGTCAACAAAAGAGCCTTTGTCAAGTTCCTCTGCGACCACTGGCAACATCAGTTGACATCTCTACAATCCCATTTGGATAGTATTATTGACTCGTATGCATTTTCTCAG gttGTGCAAGACAGCATGGAAGTGCTGAGCAAAAATCTGAATGGAGAGAGTGATGCAGTGTTGGAGGCCAGCCAGGTAATAGTCAGACATGGATGGCTGTTGTATAAACACTTATCGAGATCTAGTGATGTGTCTGTGGCTTCTGATGTCTTGGATGAACTGAAGAAAG CTCTGCATAAGTGTGAAGTGGCAGTGACCAAACGAGCCCATACATCTACTATAACAAGACAGACCAAGCTGATACTAGACTCTGTTGACCATATCTGTGACCAGCTGAGTGTGTCTACAGCTTCATGTGCAGCTGTCGATGGTAGTTGTACAG CAAATAGCCCCGGAGAAGCAGTGAACAGTATACGAGATCTGCCGCTTGACATATCCTTTCCAGTCACTCTCAGCCTCTCAGTTCAACTCTTACAGGCCACAGT GGTTAAAGAATAA